Proteins encoded within one genomic window of Carassius gibelio isolate Cgi1373 ecotype wild population from Czech Republic chromosome A4, carGib1.2-hapl.c, whole genome shotgun sequence:
- the LOC127973627 gene encoding myelin-associated glycoprotein-like, with translation MDIWTAEKIIILGFLLKGVWCREFSISLPQKIEALSGSCVIIKCRFEIQEQYDKNLTENAATGLWLKDGDNTDKHLVFNSKDPKPNHLDGKITGKLHKKNCTTIFYNVSSKHTGRYYFRIESGGLKYVYSVNTSTINVLDSPPKPTVQLYVEQKKVQDQEEVLEGSSVSLRCSAETLCSSPPPTLTWSSTPRIPLSESSRREELISDLNFTATHRQHRVTFTCTITYQLQDQNKTAQDSITVHVQYSPKNTSASVNTSSSVLEGSSVTLTCSSEANPAVNYTWSRESEGQMEQLKTGETLTFDKIDLVHRGWYYCTAQNQHGTQNSSVMLDIQYAANISPSSSCTRTDVTVCFCEADGNPSPELEWHLSGRPVTNSLNTFISEEQLSSTGLRSSITLHQSVTHTSTLQCVSRNIHGNANQWFQLPLSGLQFADCQQVTVSFLIILSLILVLFALTVGLALYKIRQLSRKLKAQNEAAGTYASLQISAPPSEYEALNIKRRDTINNK, from the exons ATGGACATCTGGACAGCAGAGAAAATAATTATTCTTGGCTTTCTGTTGAAAG GTGTTTGGTGTAGAGAGTTCAGCATCAGTCTGCCACAGAAGATTGAAGCTCTCAGTGGATCCTGTGTGATCATAAAGTGCAGATTTGAGATTCAGGAACAATATGACAAAAACCTCACTGAGAATGCTGCTACTGGACTGTGGCTCAAAGATGGAGATAACACTGATAAGCATCTAGTGTTTAACTCCAAGGATCCCAAACCTAATCACTTAGATGGGAAAATAACTGGAAAGCTACATAAGAAGAACTGCACCACTATCTTCTATAATGTTAGTTCAAAGCACACTGGTAGATATTACTTCAGGATTGAAAGTGGGGGTTTGAAATATGTCTACTCTGTAAATACCTCCACTATAAATGTGTTAG ACTCTCCCCCCAAACCCACAGTGCAGCTGTATGTGGAGCAGAAGAAG GTACAGGATCAGGAGGAGGTGTTGGAGGGGAGCTCTGTGAGTCTGCGGTGCTCTGCTGAGActctctgctcctctcctccACCAACTCTCACATGGAGCTCCACTCCCAGAATCCCCCTCAGTGAGAGCAGCAGACGAGAGGAGCTCATCTCTGATCTGAACTTCACTGCTACTCACCGTCAGCACAGAGTCACTTTCACCTGCACTATAACCTACCAGCTACAGGACCAGAACAAAACAGCACAGGACAGCATCACAGTACATGTTCAGT ATTCGCCTAAAAATACATCAGCTTCAGTGAATACCTCCAGCTCTGTGTTGGAGGGCAGTTCAGTGACTCTGACCTGCAGCAGTGAAGCAAACCCAGCAGTGAACTACACCTGGTCCAGAGAGAGTGAAGGACAGATGGAGCAGCTGAAGACTGGAGAGACTCTTACCTTCGATAAGATCGACCTGGTACACAGAGGCTGGTACTACTGTACAGCTCAGAACCAACATGGCACCCAAAACTCATCAGTGATGCTGGACATTCAGT ATGCCGCCAACATCTCTCCATCCTCCAGCTGTACCAGGACTGATgtaactgtgtgtttctgtgaggcTGATGGGAATCCCTCTCCTGAACTGGAGTGGCATCTGTCTGGACGTCCTGTCACTAACTCTTTAAACACGTTCATCAGTGAAGAGCAATTGAGCAGCACAGGCTTGAGGAGCTCCATCACTCTTCATcagtctgtcacacacacatccactctGCAGTGTGTCAGCAGAAATATTCATGGAAATGCAAATCAATGGTTTCAACTGCCTCTCTCTGGTTTGCAGTTTGCAG ATTGTCAACAGGTTACAGTTTCATTCTTGATCATATTATCCCTGATTCTGGTTCTCTTCGCTCTGACTGTTGGACTTGCACTTTACAAAATTAGACA ATTGTCCAGAAAGCTGAAG GCTCAGAATGAGGCAGCAGGCACATATGCGTCTCTTCAGATCTCTGCTCCACCCTCTGAATATGAGGCTTTGAACATTAAGAGAAGGGAcacaataaacaacaaataa